A genomic segment from uncultured Marinifilum sp. encodes:
- a CDS encoding putative sulfate exporter family transporter, with protein sequence MNELYFYKKSMEGYNIIRRVKGESVYLKRLYLLIICICFLPFISPAISLFIGLLLSFLGIKHNDIHKYTSNILQLSIVLMGFAMNLSDVLSASKSGFLETVISVSFVMTTGILLGKLLKVEKNISLLIATGTAICGGSAIAAVAPILNSKNYQNSFALVVVFVLNALALFLFPFIGHKLGLSQETFGNWAAIAIHDTSSVVGAGAIYGEKALQVATTVKLIRALWIIPLSLVIAFLNKGEEKKKIKFPWFILFFVFAIVFANMFPALQASYSHFSFLGKRGMVVALFLIGSNISVNQIKQSGIRSFALGFILWIVISIGSLFLLTL encoded by the coding sequence ATGAATGAACTATACTTTTATAAAAAAAGTATGGAAGGATATAACATTATTAGGAGAGTAAAAGGAGAGTCTGTTTACCTTAAGCGGCTATATTTATTAATAATATGTATTTGTTTTTTGCCGTTTATTTCTCCGGCAATTTCTTTATTTATAGGTTTATTACTTTCTTTTCTGGGTATTAAGCATAATGATATTCATAAATATACTTCGAATATCCTACAGCTATCTATTGTTTTAATGGGTTTTGCTATGAACCTTAGCGATGTACTAAGTGCTTCGAAAAGTGGTTTTCTAGAAACTGTTATTTCTGTTTCTTTTGTAATGACTACTGGTATTTTATTGGGTAAACTCTTAAAAGTTGAAAAAAATATATCATTATTAATAGCTACCGGTACTGCTATTTGCGGAGGAAGTGCCATTGCTGCTGTTGCTCCAATATTAAACAGTAAAAATTACCAAAACTCATTCGCTTTAGTTGTTGTTTTTGTGTTAAATGCACTTGCATTGTTCCTATTTCCTTTTATTGGTCATAAATTAGGATTAAGTCAGGAAACATTCGGAAACTGGGCAGCTATTGCTATTCACGATACCAGCTCGGTTGTTGGAGCCGGAGCAATTTATGGCGAAAAAGCTTTGCAAGTTGCCACAACGGTTAAATTAATTCGTGCATTATGGATTATTCCCTTATCCTTAGTAATAGCATTTTTAAATAAAGGCGAAGAAAAGAAGAAGATTAAATTTCCCTGGTTCATTCTGTTTTTTGTGTTTGCTATTGTATTTGCAAATATGTTTCCGGCTTTGCAGGCAAGTTACTCACATTTTAGTTTTTTGGGTAAACGCGGAATGGTGGTTGCTCTATTTCTTATTGGTTCGAATATATCGGTAAATCAGATTAAACAATCAGGCATAAGAAGTTTTGCTTTGGGTTTTATCTTATGGATAGTAATTTCTATTGGTTCATTATTTCTTTTAACTCTATAA